Proteins found in one Trueperaceae bacterium genomic segment:
- a CDS encoding DUF2249 domain-containing protein, translated as MSADPTYAIKPSEPPVLDPEAALFRLNRLFDRSLRALGDAGQADAACELAAQGWKLLRIGWPQEGDRLNGTLHYLTRTPKRSQRARSEELDVRHLPPAERHRVIFESWRSLEPGGGYVLVNDHDPKPLYYQFAAEHPGEFTWQTLEEGPEVWRVRIGRVP; from the coding sequence ATGAGCGCTGACCCGACGTACGCGATCAAGCCATCCGAGCCCCCGGTCCTCGACCCCGAGGCCGCGCTCTTCCGCCTGAACCGGCTCTTCGACCGCTCCTTGCGCGCCCTGGGCGACGCGGGCCAGGCGGACGCGGCCTGCGAGCTGGCGGCGCAGGGCTGGAAGCTCCTCCGCATCGGCTGGCCCCAAGAGGGCGACCGCCTCAACGGCACCCTCCACTACCTCACGAGGACGCCGAAGCGCTCGCAGCGAGCGAGGTCGGAGGAGCTCGACGTCAGGCACCTGCCCCCGGCCGAGCGACACCGGGTGATCTTCGAGTCGTGGCGCTCGCTCGAGCCCGGTGGCGGCTACGTGCTCGTGAACGACCACGACCCGAAACCGCTCTACTACCAGTTCGCCGCCGAGCACCCGGGCGAGTTCACCTGGCAGACGCTGGAGGAGGGCCCGGAGGTGTGGCGCGTGCGGATCGGCAGGGTGCCGTAG
- a CDS encoding TetR family transcriptional regulator — MTGRGSEAGGGRPRPDDLTARARIRDAAIRRFARDGFAATSVKDIAADAGVSAPLVIHHFGSKDGLRAECDRHVNELVWEMKRRLADAAIADPLDAVRRARPGLPLLEYLAVTLADGSGHVDELVDAMVEESLRTMEDAQARGLVKPTADPRARAVVLTLWQLGALVLHRHARRLLGADLTGPSEATLRWWLPAGEVLAHGVISDEIYAELRAAAERLGVGGGGADGAGAPAAAQEVGR, encoded by the coding sequence ATGACCGGCAGGGGAAGCGAGGCGGGAGGCGGTCGCCCCCGCCCGGACGACCTCACCGCCCGCGCGCGCATACGAGACGCGGCCATCCGCCGCTTCGCCCGCGACGGGTTCGCCGCGACGAGCGTCAAGGACATCGCCGCCGACGCCGGCGTCTCGGCGCCCCTGGTGATTCACCACTTCGGCTCGAAGGACGGCCTGCGGGCGGAGTGCGACAGGCACGTGAACGAGCTGGTGTGGGAGATGAAGCGCCGCCTGGCCGACGCGGCGATCGCCGACCCGCTCGACGCCGTGAGGCGGGCGCGGCCCGGCCTGCCCCTCCTCGAGTACCTCGCCGTCACCCTCGCCGACGGCTCGGGGCACGTGGACGAGCTCGTGGACGCGATGGTCGAGGAGAGCCTGCGGACCATGGAGGACGCCCAGGCGCGCGGGCTCGTGAAGCCGACGGCGGACCCCCGCGCGCGGGCCGTGGTGCTGACGCTGTGGCAGCTCGGGGCCCTGGTGCTGCACCGCCACGCCAGGCGGCTCCTCGGGGCCGACCTCACCGGCCCCAGCGAGGCGACGCTCCGCTGGTGGCTGCCCGCCGGCGAGGTGCTCGCGCACGGGGTGATCAGCGACGAGATCTACGCCGAGCTGCGGGCGGCGGCCGAGCGGCTGGGGGTGGGCGGAGGCGGCGCCGACGGGGCAGGCGCGCCCGCCGCGGCACAGGAGGTTGGCAGATGA
- a CDS encoding carbohydrate ABC transporter permease, producing the protein MLGAGAGQSAWRRAAVYVLLALLAAVFLYPIVLMVLTAFKTTPEIFRSPFGLPEEWTTRGFRTAWDRAHFGLYLRNSLLITGSSAVLLLLTAAPAAYALARYTFRLRGPLFLFFLAGIMIPIRLGILPLYILMRDLGLIDTPFSLILTYTASGMPMSVFLLSVFFRNLPRELEDAARIDGAGEQGIFWRIMLPLVRPGLATVVIVNVVPWWNDFFFPLLFLPSPTWRTIPLGMQIFFGQHLIDWSLVFSGMLLASLPLLVIYVLMSRQFIAGLTAGAVKG; encoded by the coding sequence ATGCTCGGCGCGGGAGCGGGACAGAGCGCCTGGCGCCGGGCCGCCGTCTACGTCCTGCTGGCCCTCCTCGCCGCCGTCTTCCTCTACCCGATCGTGCTGATGGTCCTCACGGCCTTCAAGACGACCCCCGAGATCTTCAGGAGCCCTTTCGGCCTGCCCGAGGAGTGGACGACGCGCGGCTTCCGCACCGCCTGGGACCGCGCGCACTTCGGGCTCTACCTGCGCAACAGCCTCCTCATCACCGGGTCCTCGGCCGTCCTGCTCCTCCTCACGGCGGCGCCCGCCGCCTACGCGCTGGCGCGCTACACCTTCAGGCTGCGCGGGCCGCTGTTCCTCTTCTTCCTCGCCGGCATCATGATCCCCATCCGCCTCGGCATACTCCCTCTCTACATCCTGATGCGCGACCTGGGGCTCATCGACACGCCGTTCTCCCTGATCCTCACCTACACGGCCAGCGGCATGCCGATGTCGGTGTTCCTCCTCAGCGTGTTCTTCCGCAACCTGCCGCGCGAGCTCGAGGACGCCGCGCGCATCGACGGCGCCGGCGAGCAGGGCATCTTCTGGCGCATCATGCTGCCGCTCGTGCGGCCCGGCCTGGCGACGGTCGTGATCGTGAACGTGGTGCCGTGGTGGAACGACTTCTTCTTCCCGCTGCTCTTCCTCCCCAGCCCCACCTGGCGCACGATCCCGCTGGGCATGCAGATCTTCTTCGGCCAGCACCTCATCGACTGGAGCCTGGTCTTCTCCGGCATGCTCCTGGCGAGCCTCCCCCTGCTCGTCATCTACGTGCTGATGTCGCGGCAGTTCATCGCGGGCCTCACCGCCGGGGCCGTCAAGGGCTGA
- a CDS encoding ABC transporter ATP-binding protein: MTQSAVSVRGLEKSYGRTPALTGLDLEVRRGEVHGFLGPNGAGKTTTLRILLGLLRADAGTATVLGMDPWRDAVALHRRLAYVPGDVELWPNLTGGEAIDLIGRLRGGLDRRRRDELCRRFDLDTTKRGRSYSKGNRQKVALVAALASDAELLVLDEPTSGLDPLMEAEFQALMREARAEGRTVLLSSHILAQVEALADRVSIIRGGRVVESGTLAELRHLTRTTVLAEVERTVDGLESLPGVHGLEAEGGRVRFEVDAEHLGEAVTALSRLGVLSLESRPPTLEQILLRYYDGSSARSEGAAAS; encoded by the coding sequence ATGACTCAGTCAGCGGTCTCCGTCAGGGGGCTGGAGAAGTCGTACGGCCGCACCCCGGCCCTCACGGGGCTCGACCTAGAGGTGCGCCGCGGGGAGGTCCACGGCTTCCTCGGACCGAACGGCGCGGGCAAGACCACCACGCTCCGCATCCTGCTGGGCCTGCTGCGGGCCGACGCCGGCACCGCGACGGTCCTCGGCATGGACCCGTGGCGAGACGCCGTCGCGCTGCACCGCCGCCTGGCCTACGTGCCGGGCGACGTCGAGCTGTGGCCGAACCTCACGGGCGGCGAGGCGATCGACCTCATCGGCAGGCTACGCGGCGGCCTCGACCGGCGCCGGCGCGACGAGCTGTGCCGCCGCTTCGACCTCGACACCACCAAGCGGGGCCGCAGCTACTCGAAGGGGAACAGGCAGAAGGTGGCGCTGGTGGCGGCGCTCGCCAGCGACGCCGAGCTGCTGGTCCTCGACGAGCCGACTAGCGGCCTCGACCCGCTCATGGAGGCCGAGTTCCAGGCGCTGATGAGGGAGGCGAGGGCCGAGGGGCGCACGGTGCTGCTGTCGAGCCACATCCTCGCGCAGGTCGAGGCCCTGGCCGACCGCGTGTCGATCATCAGGGGCGGCCGGGTCGTGGAGAGCGGCACCCTGGCCGAGCTGCGCCACCTCACGCGCACGACCGTGCTGGCGGAGGTCGAGCGGACCGTCGACGGCCTGGAGTCCCTCCCCGGCGTGCACGGCCTGGAGGCCGAGGGAGGCAGGGTGAGGTTCGAGGTCGACGCCGAGCACCTCGGCGAGGCCGTGACCGCGCTGTCCCGCCTGGGCGTGCTGTCGCTCGAGAGCCGCCCGCCCACCCTCGAGCAGATCCTGCTGCGCTACTACGACGGCTCGTCCGCGCGGTCGGAGGGAGCCGCCGCGTCGTGA